The region AGCGGCCGCCGAGCTGACTCAATAGACACGCCCATGAAACGCATTGCGTTCGCACGCGACCAGCGGTTGTTTGCCCTCAGAGCCGCCTCGTTCCCTGAGGGCATCCAGGCGGCCTTTGAGGCGCTGTACGCCAGGTTTCCGGCTCCCGAAGCAAGAACGTACGTCGGCTTCTCGCGGCCGAACCGCGAAGGAACCATCGTCTACCACGCGGCTGCCCTGGAAGCACGCGCCGACGAACCGGCCCCGGCGGGTTGCGAGGTACTTGTGCTTCCGAAAGGCGAGTACCTGTCGGCCACGCTGGACGATTGGCAGCTGCAGGTCGAAACCATCGGAGCGATGTTTCTGGAACTGTTGCAAGACCCTCGCATCGATCCCAACGGCGCTTGCGTCGAATGGTACGAAGGCGACCGGGTGACCTGCCTGGTAAAGCTGGATACGGCCAAAACGCAGCGACCTTTCGCTTGACGGAACTCGCGGGCCGCGCTTCCGGTGCGGATTTGTCGGCCTTGGCGAGGCGCGCGTCTCGGCTGGGCAACTGCGCCGTGTTTCGTGTTCCTGGCCCGTGTACCTTGCTGCCCATCCGCCGCCGCTTGCCCGGTGGGCACCTCATCCGATCATTTCACCTGAACCGACAAAAACGTTTTCAACCACAGGCTATCGCTTCCGATGGTAGAAGTCTTCAAAACAAATGTCCGGGAGGCACGCCAGGCCCGTTGGGTGACGGAGCAGATCCATCGGACGTGCGATGGCCACCGCGCCAATTTCGACCTGGACGACTGCGACCGCATTCTGCGGGTGGCCAGCCAAAGCGGCGGGGTGGACGCGCCTTTTCTCATTGATCTCCTACACCACTTTGGCGTTCAGGCCGAAGTCTTGCCCGATTAACGCCGATGCGCAAACTGAGTTTACACAGCATGATCACGCTCAACGGGTATTACGAAGGACCGCACGGCGAAATCCACTGGCACCATGCCCACGAGGAGCATCAGGCCTTTGCCCTCGACCAACTGGCGACGACCGACCTCCTGGTGTTCGGACGCAGAACCTACGAGACCATGGTGGGGTACTGGCCAACCGAAACCGCCCGCCACGCCTCGCCTGCGCTGGCCGAACGCATGCACGCCACGCCAAAGCTCGTGTTTTCTCGCACGCTTGCGTCTCCTGCGTGGGCTCATACGGAGCTAACGCAGCGCG is a window of Catalinimonas alkaloidigena DNA encoding:
- a CDS encoding dihydrofolate reductase family protein — translated: MRKLSLHSMITLNGYYEGPHGEIHWHHAHEEHQAFALDQLATTDLLVFGRRTYETMVGYWPTETARHASPALAERMHATPKLVFSRTLASPAWAHTELTQRDAADELRDRKQQSGRDITILGSAHLSRSLLEAGLIDELQLVVNPVVLGAGRTLLAGLPTSLRLQLLRVRPFASGNVLLTYAPAASF